A window from Tissierellales bacterium encodes these proteins:
- a CDS encoding methyl-accepting chemotaxis protein — protein MKKVNFKKPVDGLKKLNFKKAKAVVKKNPFKGKSFDLKKAISMVKAPSSMRHMKLKYKLLWLVGLAGLLPVLVLSVFNFYNSSKMIENEVFKSAALFGDRTAVELDEYFYRIEGDGRVLSKLEDVYQGIRARNKEGAFSTLWYASYNNLNESMMQAVKEYGFTDVFLTDDKGSCIFASVNKGTLESADFSKRAYVKVALEGEQNWSELFYSDVVNANVMVLSSPVYENGYNGKLAGTLNLMIDEEALDSIVHGGLESLGTSSDAYLIDSSGKLLTNTLRGSFKENASNKEIINTKAFESLKEAMVQNDFDFKKSDSYRNYENERVLGHLEVVQFGGRAIGLVIELQESEAFRATSSLRTTSVIIFIFAIIIGGIASLVVGRTISRPLNKTLLYAQRISDLDLREDVDDKFLTRRDEMGDIARGIQGVIENLRIFADQVTEASQKVTATSQEFTATSQQSASASEEVARTIEDIARGASEQAEETEGGAAKADELGVLIDDNKGYIDSLNSASNVVDDKVKEGLNILKDLIEKTMESGQANFEIKEVIGNTNKSSNKIGEASAMISSIAQQTNLLALNAAIEAARAGEHGRGFAVVADEIRKLAEQSANSTKEIDAMVKELLSNSDSAVSTIEKVAHIAEEQAIIVNETETKYREIQKAIERVYEEVTHLNTSGTTMEAKKVEILDSLQHLSAIAEENAASTEQASATTEEQAASMQEIERSSEILADLAGNLQESIERFKIK, from the coding sequence ATGAAGAAAGTTAACTTCAAAAAGCCAGTAGATGGCTTGAAAAAACTGAATTTTAAGAAAGCTAAGGCTGTAGTTAAAAAAAATCCATTTAAGGGTAAATCATTTGATTTAAAGAAAGCGATTAGTATGGTAAAGGCACCTTCGTCGATGAGACATATGAAGCTTAAGTATAAGCTATTGTGGCTAGTTGGTTTGGCGGGACTATTGCCAGTATTGGTATTATCTGTATTTAATTTTTATAATTCAAGCAAGATGATTGAGAATGAAGTGTTCAAAAGTGCTGCATTGTTTGGAGACAGAACGGCAGTTGAATTAGATGAATATTTTTACCGAATTGAGGGAGATGGTAGAGTATTATCGAAATTAGAGGATGTGTACCAAGGAATTCGTGCGAGAAATAAAGAAGGTGCATTTAGCACACTTTGGTATGCGAGTTATAATAATTTAAATGAGTCTATGATGCAGGCTGTCAAGGAGTATGGATTTACAGACGTGTTTTTGACTGATGACAAAGGATCATGTATATTTGCTTCAGTCAATAAAGGTACATTAGAATCAGCAGATTTTTCTAAGCGTGCTTATGTTAAAGTAGCTCTTGAAGGAGAGCAAAACTGGTCAGAGTTATTTTATTCTGATGTTGTGAATGCCAATGTAATGGTTCTTTCATCACCAGTTTATGAAAATGGATATAACGGCAAACTTGCTGGAACATTGAACTTGATGATTGATGAAGAAGCTTTAGATTCAATTGTTCACGGTGGCTTGGAAAGTTTAGGAACATCTTCAGATGCATACTTAATTGATTCAAGCGGGAAATTACTTACAAATACACTCAGAGGTTCATTTAAGGAAAATGCTTCAAATAAAGAAATTATAAATACTAAGGCATTTGAATCATTAAAAGAAGCTATGGTTCAAAATGATTTTGACTTCAAAAAATCAGATTCATACAGAAACTATGAAAATGAAAGAGTACTAGGTCATTTAGAGGTAGTACAATTTGGTGGAAGAGCTATAGGTTTGGTAATAGAACTTCAAGAATCAGAAGCGTTTAGAGCCACTTCATCGCTTAGAACTACAAGCGTAATAATATTTATATTTGCTATAATAATTGGTGGAATAGCATCTTTAGTGGTTGGTCGAACTATATCTAGACCTTTAAATAAGACTCTTTTATACGCACAAAGAATTAGTGATTTAGATTTGCGAGAAGATGTTGACGATAAATTCCTAACTAGAAGAGATGAAATGGGAGATATAGCGAGAGGTATTCAAGGTGTAATAGAAAATTTGAGAATCTTTGCTGATCAAGTAACTGAAGCTTCACAAAAAGTGACTGCTACAAGTCAGGAATTTACTGCAACGAGTCAGCAATCAGCGTCAGCGTCGGAAGAGGTAGCGCGCACTATAGAAGATATAGCAAGAGGAGCTTCGGAACAAGCTGAAGAAACAGAAGGTGGAGCAGCAAAAGCAGATGAGCTAGGAGTATTGATTGACGACAATAAAGGGTATATCGATTCGCTTAATAGTGCATCTAATGTAGTAGATGATAAAGTTAAGGAAGGTTTGAATATACTAAAAGATTTGATTGAAAAAACAATGGAAAGTGGACAAGCTAATTTTGAGATAAAAGAAGTTATAGGAAATACAAATAAAAGTTCAAACAAAATTGGTGAAGCTAGTGCTATGATATCTTCAATAGCACAACAAACTAATCTATTAGCTTTAAATGCAGCCATAGAAGCTGCTCGTGCTGGTGAACACGGCAGAGGTTTTGCTGTGGTAGCAGATGAAATAAGAAAACTTGCCGAGCAGTCTGCAAACTCAACTAAAGAGATTGATGCTATGGTTAAAGAATTACTATCTAATTCTGATTCGGCTGTTAGCACTATTGAAAAAGTAGCACATATAGCAGAAGAACAAGCCATCATAGTGAATGAGACCGAGACAAAGTATAGAGAAATTCAAAAGGCTATAGAAAGAGTATACGAAGAAGTGACTCATCTAAATACGTCTGGAACGACTATGGAAGCTAAGAAAGTTGAAATATTAGATAGCTTACAGCATTTATCTGCAATTGCAGAAGAAAATGCTGCATCAACAGAGCAAGCATCAGCTACTACAGAAGAACAAGCAGCATCTATGCAAGAGATTGAGAGGTCTAGTGAAATACTTGCAGACCTTGCAGGAAATTTACAAGAATCCATAGAACGATTTAAAATTAAGTAA
- a CDS encoding nucleotidyltransferase family protein: MLIDTLKKVGLALNEEKIRWGIGGSVLLFAHGIVDFPRDIDILVHQDDSKKAADILSTLGKLKERTPSDSCISDEFYEFSIGGIDVEIISGFTIKHDQGLYKYVFSKKSTPERLDLDHIEIPLMSLEDWYVIYQVLPDREEKVALIERFLSSRGLKYPHHLTRQFDFNLPDNVSEHIEKFISMTFL, translated from the coding sequence ATGTTAATTGACACGCTAAAAAAAGTTGGTTTAGCTTTAAATGAAGAAAAAATACGCTGGGGAATCGGAGGTTCAGTACTATTATTCGCACATGGTATAGTCGATTTTCCTAGAGATATAGATATACTAGTTCATCAAGATGACTCGAAAAAAGCTGCCGATATATTATCTACACTTGGAAAATTAAAAGAACGCACTCCATCTGATAGCTGCATTTCCGATGAGTTTTATGAATTCAGCATAGGTGGCATTGATGTTGAAATAATATCCGGATTTACTATAAAGCACGATCAGGGCCTATATAAATATGTATTTTCAAAAAAATCTACACCTGAAAGATTAGATTTGGACCATATAGAAATCCCACTTATGAGCCTTGAAGACTGGTATGTAATTTATCAAGTGCTACCTGATAGAGAAGAAAAAGTCGCTTTAATAGAAAGATTTTTATCTTCAAGAGGACTAAAATATCCTCATCATCTCACAAGGCAATTTGATTTTAACTTACCTGATAATGTATCAGAACACATAGAGAAATTTATTTCAATGACATTTTTATAA
- a CDS encoding LysR family transcriptional regulator: MDFKHIRSFVDLAKTENMTQSAENLGYAQSTVSSHLNILEKEFELLLFDRIGKKLKLTEDGQEFLLHCKKLLSIYDTMAEIKNSKDSPIGNITIAAPESLLAYELEPYLKKFKTNHPQINIRVKHESCYRIPTLIANGDIDLAFFVEHNYTSKNLSFFELSRHNMYLVGDTLENIKSKKHTLYLGEKECAYRKLFDSFIIEHNLSLANTIEMWSIEAIKKMVISESGVSLLPQMIIRDVLSKKHLKAEPLDASKYSVGIYVAYKKNSRLSKSTRLFLNTIGVSIPLNS; encoded by the coding sequence TTGGATTTCAAACACATAAGGTCTTTTGTAGATTTAGCTAAAACAGAAAACATGACACAATCTGCTGAGAATCTAGGCTATGCTCAATCTACTGTATCATCACATTTAAACATTTTAGAAAAAGAATTTGAACTTTTACTATTCGATAGAATTGGAAAAAAGCTCAAACTAACTGAAGATGGACAGGAATTTTTACTGCATTGTAAAAAACTATTATCTATATACGACACTATGGCTGAAATAAAGAATTCTAAAGATAGTCCAATCGGTAATATAACAATAGCTGCTCCAGAGTCTCTCTTAGCTTATGAATTAGAACCGTACTTAAAAAAATTCAAGACAAATCATCCGCAAATAAATATACGAGTAAAGCACGAATCTTGTTATAGAATTCCAACACTAATAGCAAATGGAGATATAGATTTAGCGTTCTTTGTAGAACACAATTATACTTCAAAAAATCTTTCGTTTTTCGAGCTTTCTAGACACAATATGTACTTAGTTGGGGATACTCTAGAAAATATAAAAAGTAAAAAACACACTCTTTATCTAGGCGAAAAAGAATGTGCTTACAGAAAATTATTTGATTCTTTTATTATAGAGCATAATCTATCTCTAGCAAATACAATAGAAATGTGGAGCATTGAAGCCATAAAGAAAATGGTTATTTCAGAATCTGGTGTTTCACTTTTACCTCAAATGATTATAAGAGATGTACTATCAAAAAAGCATCTAAAAGCCGAGCCATTAGATGCTTCTAAATATAGTGTTGGTATTTATGTTGCCTACAAGAAAAACTCTAGATTATCTAAATCTACTAGATTGTTCTTAAATACCATAGGCGTCTCTAT